The Procambarus clarkii isolate CNS0578487 chromosome 37, FALCON_Pclarkii_2.0, whole genome shotgun sequence nucleotide sequence CAAAATAATACTTTTCCTACAATCTATTTAATGTACAAAATTTACAAAAATTTGTCCAATGTACAAAAATCACTATGTTGCAATAAAGATTTTCTTTATACAGCTAAAAATATTTGCCGCACCAACTTAATACAGTAATGGGTACAGCAATCCAATTAGATTACTATCCTAAATATTGGGTATAACCCAATTATCAAATCTATCAACCTAAATAAAGGGTACAACCACCCAATTATTAAGTGTTCCAACCTAAATACAGTAATGGGTTCAACCCAAAAACTTGGGGCAGCAACTTAAATACAACACAAGAAAGTATTAGATGTACCAacctaaatattattattaactttAAGAGAAGTAATCTCCATGTGGCCCTTTATTTTCCTTTTCATAATCTACACAAAATATGCATTAAAACACAGGGACTGTATGACTGGATTGTTTGTTATACCCTTACACCCATGACATCAAAGCTATAAGACTAGACGAGGCACCAACTGTATACGCATCAAAACTAAGGGATCTGGATCACCATTATCAACCCTAAATCAGTAACAACTAGGGGACCTGGGTTGTTGTTGCTCATCTTAAATCAGCAACAACTAAGTAAGGGACATTGGTCCTTCTTGCCTTCTAATTCAACGACAGCAGCTAAGAGACCCGAGTCATTGTCACCCCCCTTAAGTCAACAACTAAGAGAATTGGTAACAGTCTACTCTGAGGGACTGACTGTGTATACATCAAAAGTTTCTCCATCCATCTGCACTTGAAATTTTCCACCCTCAAGAGTTGCCATAGATAACTGCTGAAGCTGTGCAgctgtcacttgttcactcagttgCATGTGCTCCTGTAAGGAAGCAAGCTGAACTGCATCAAATTCATGGACTTCAGACTCCTCATCCTCTGCGTAATAGTCTTCTGCTTCATCATCAATCTCTTCCTTCAAGAGCTGTGGCTGAATTGTAACTGTGGGTTCTTGTTCATCATTTGATATCTCTAGCTGCTGATTTTTGGCATCATCTTCAGTAGCCTCAGATAGGACAATAATGCACTGACCTCCCTGGCCTCCAATACCAAAGTTACCATCATCCAAGCCCACCATCTCAATGCCCTCTACTCTTTCAAGGTCTCCAACCACATAATTTGTGGCTACCCTGtctccttcattttcaatcacgaaTTCTCTCTTAAGTACAATATCTGAGCTGAACAAATTGTGTTCTCCACCAATCAGTGCATTCACTTCCACTTCAGGGTGCTTAAACTTCCGATGTCGGTCGTACGACACCTTGTGCAAAAATATAGCCCCTGGACACTGTTGGCACTTAAATGGTCCACCACGGAATGTTTTTGGCTCGTGCTGTTTGGCATGATTCTTCAGGTGGTGGATTTTTCTAAATTTAACACCACAGACGTGACATTCAAATGGTTTTTCACCGGTGTGGATTCGTATGTGTTCCTTAAAGGCAGCACATCTTGTGAAGGCTTTAGCACAATGTTTACACTTCCAAGACTTGGCCATACGATGAGTTTGATTGTCATGCATTAAGAGAGCAAAGTTTGTATGGAACTTTTTGCCACATTTATcacaataatatttttttttctcatgTCTCAACTGATGAGTTTTTAAATTACttggatggctgaagactttattACACTGATTACATTGATAACTTTTACCATCGTGAAGTTTTAAATGGTAAGCAAGGGCAGATTTTGATGAAAATTGTTTTCCACATACACTACAATCCACCTCCTCTTTAGGCCTATTCAGTGCCTCTTCATTACCTGGCACTTGGATTTCAACATTATGAAATACCTTAAGGTGGTTTTCCCACGCTCCAATCCGAGCCAACACTTTTCCACAAAACTGACACTCAATTGTATCGTGTGACCGCTGATGCTCTTTCAATTGTTCGCCCGTCGGACACACCTTCATGCAGAACTTACATAAATGGATGATATGTGTTCTCTTGCGGTACTGCCTCTTAACACGTGCCTCTGAGCTATGCCCTTCAGGATCCAAATCCTTTAGAGTGTTACCTGTCTCTGTCTGTGGCATAGCTCGAGATTTTCTAGATAACTCTGCCAGACTAAGACGCATCTTCTCTGATAGCACTGGTACTCTCTTGCCTGGTTCCCTGGGACGGGTCACCTGTAACGTCTGAAAGACAATACAAGACTTTCAGTCTAGCGAAATCACATCCTTAAAcatttttaacccttaaactgctaagCTATTTAAAAGTCCAACATCCAGGTGCGCACGAGTAAAAAGTATTGAAAACCCATAAGGATCAATTGCAAGTGGCAATATGAGCACAGGAGGAAATTGCAGATAGTAACTGGAGCTGAATAAGGGTTAAACATCTTTAAGACTGCTTTTTTAATCCTCCTCTCACCAAAATAATTAAGGGTCTATTAGGATAAGAGAGACAACACCATGGAAAACCTGTTTATTAATCTTTCATGCCTGTGTTATATTGTACTTCAATATTAGCATACAGTGCCAATAAacccagcactgaatgtaataaaTCTCCTCTTACTGATGGGTCCCTCTGTGGCACCCTGTGGTAGTGGCCTGCTTAGCTCAAGGCGCCATCAGAGGTAACCATTTTAGTAATATTTTATCAATTACCGGTACAAAACATATTTTAATAAATCAGTTAATCAAAATATATTAGTTGAACATCTAAACTATATagtgaataatttttttttttgcaatatatataaacaaacttTAATGTTTTAACAACAACAAGTCTTAATGATTAATAAGACAACAGTCTTAATTATGATGATGATTTTCTTAAGAGAAAAATTGAAGCTACATTTTGGGATTGAACCCCACATTCCTGAATTCCTCGATCACATGCACTACCGACAAGACCACGATGGTGCGCGTACCTTGGGAGTTTAGGAATGCAGGTTCGATCCTATTGTACGGCTTCAAGATTTTCTCACAGATCGATGAAGTTCTTGTGAATTCATTGTGTACTTAAAAGTTCAATGGTTTTTTAAAAGTGAAAACAGTATTCAGTCATTAAAATTTTCTCTGTATTTCAGAAGGCTACCTTGATGCCctgcatatacagtacatataagaaATAATGAATATAGTGCACTGTATGTACCACATTTAGAAACATTGCAACTAATTCATTATAACTAGTTATAATTTAGGCTTATTAAATAATCATATGATGGCTattgtattttgtttatatctgagTGTGTATAATGTTTAAATACAGATGGCCTGGCCTGTCCACTCCAAAACTCAGAGGGCACATACAATTGACAGTATGgtcatactgtactgtattgtactttTTCCAAATGTTTAAATTTAAGAAAGCATCATGTTTAACAAAAGCAGCACAGTGAAAGCCATATTAAATGATGGGTAACATTGACTGTAAACACTGTATGAAGCAAAAACAAGTTTCTGTTCATCCAAGTACAACATAACATGCATCCCACTCTTCGGTGTTAATACCAATTGAACCAGGCTCAAAATTGTCTGGTTCTGTGTATATCTGAACATCTTCGGCAATGGTTTCAGACTGAACCAAAATATGAGCTGAATTTTGACCACAAACATGGTTATTTAAGTCCTCCTGGGAAGGGAAAGAAACATTGCATCCTACACAAACATACTGCTTAATGAGTTTGACACGATCACCACAGTGGTGATCCTTTTGCTtatcttcattttcaaacaaagcACCGCATTCATTACATCGAAAGTACTTCTTTATTTTGTCCTTGGGGTTTAAATCAGAGTCAGAGCCTGAGTTGGCATGCTGTTTTATGTGTGCTTCGATATGTGCTTTTCGCCGGAACATTCTGAAACAAATAGTACATTCGAATCTCTTCGGCTTATGCTTTTCTATATGATTCAGGTAAATACTAGATCGACTGAACTCCTTCCCACAATTTTCACATTTCCAGCATCTTGCATTTTGGTGAACCGCATTGTAATGATATCCCAATTCAGAGGTCGTATAAAACCTGGAGGGGCATTTATCGCAAGCTACTTCTTTCTCCCCGTGGCGTTTTACATGGGCCTTTAGGTTCTTTGAATGGCCAAAGCTTTTCCCGCAAACATCACATTTCAGTTTGGCATCATTATGGGCAGTATTAATGTGATAAGTAACTGCTGGCTTCGACTTATACTTTTTTCCACATATCCAGCAAACATGATGAGTATCTGGGTTTAATTTTAGTCCATGAAATTTAGCATAATGTTGAGTTAACATTCCCTGTTTAGCAATCACTTTTCCACACACTGCACACTCGTAGCTTCCGTGGGTCTTTATGTGATCCCTAAACTCCTGAGCGTAATCAAACTCCAGCAGGCATAAATGACACACGTGAGTCTTGTTCTTGTACGTAGTTTTTACAGGTTTGCAACGAGTTGCCTCATGTTTGTATATCCGCCTGACAGAccttccccttcctccctctcttctgATGACGCCACCCAGCGGAGTTAACTCCTCCCCAGTTATCTGCAAGGCACGAGAGCTGTGTCAGGagtgagagaggaaggaggaTAGTCCACAATTCGTAAAACACTGTTCCAAATTATAAACATTAAAAGCAGTAGTGAAGTTGTATCATTGCAGAACTAATAACCCTTCACTAACCCCTTGCTCAAAAACCaacgttaaatgtaatgaaacaccattttctgggcgagttctggaggctccccggagcttactaggctgatatgctaatgtcagactttggcatcagttatgtgtatggagttcttacggGCCTTctggagaccacgagccagaacctggccccccctctagagaggcaaggggagcaatggcctatagaaacccccatgtgactggaagcattctatgtctgccatcgaccgggttaagcacccagaaaggtaggcgtcccaaaacaaacccctattctggtgaaaattgcaaccaaaagacGAACGAATGGAtaaaactccccaaacaaaaacgagcaaactagtatgatgttacctgtcgccgcgccgctgtctgggcacctcccctctccccggaagggggaagggggtagcAACAGACCCACCAcaccggcgatccacaccccagttctgaggctagaTGTCAAAAcccgcgaaaaaaacgccgactgaagggagggagagatgccgGGGACCCTctggggact carries:
- the LOC123765779 gene encoding uncharacterized protein isoform X1, coding for MLNMSEGTPIAVQRAVEDSKMEEAELTPGTPVVCLVCDRVIKDIHGQDIHNLFLDSSVTTHTNQQLGSMLEQIIKSPLDASQVYSKTLCRRCFKLLDELDEMQQRSDVIKNTITGWYNRSFLRRLKLPGGTDENIESMDIDDSPVEDDEPSIKLKVEPLEEDDDLLADELRPEDQGIRPDDPEFNPAYDNVWMMGKTRGRGRGRGRGRGRGRGRGRGRGRGPGRPPKNPKENLSPGKASLGEKLGQLVTKILGDDDTEEQPNLDADDSAGNAEADEDDANTSLKTDKTLQVTRPREPGKRVPVLSEKMRLSLAELSRKSRAMPQTETGNTLKDLDPEGHSSEARVKRQYRKRTHIIHLCKFCMKVCPTGEQLKEHQRSHDTIECQFCGKVLARIGAWENHLKVFHNVEIQVPGNEEALNRPKEEVDCSVCGKQFSSKSALAYHLKLHDGKSYQCNQCNKVFSHPSNLKTHQLRHEKKKYYCDKCGKKFHTNFALLMHDNQTHRMAKSWKCKHCAKAFTRCAAFKEHIRIHTGEKPFECHVCGVKFRKIHHLKNHAKQHEPKTFRGGPFKCQQCPGAIFLHKVSYDRHRKFKHPEVEVNALIGGEHNLFSSDIVLKREFVIENEGDRVATNYVVGDLERVEGIEMVGLDDGNFGIGGQGGQCIIVLSEATEDDAKNQQLEISNDEQEPTVTIQPQLLKEEIDDEAEDYYAEDEESEVHEFDAVQLASLQEHMQLSEQVTAAQLQQLSMATLEGGKFQVQMDGETFDVYTVSPSE
- the LOC123765779 gene encoding zinc finger protein 436 isoform X4, encoding MLNMSEGTPIAVQRAVEDSKMEEAELTPGTPVVCLVCDRVIKDIHGQDIHNLFLDSSVTTHTNQQLGSMLEQIIKSPLDASQVYSKTLCRRCFKLLDELDEMQQRSDVIKNTITGWYNRSFLRRLKLPGGTDENIESMDIDDSPVEDDEPSIKLKVEPLEEDDDLLADELRPEDQGIRPDDPEFNPAYDNVWMMGKTRGRGRGRGRGRGRGRGRGRGRGRGPGRPPKNPKENLSPGKASLGEKLGQLVTKILGDDDTEEQPNLDADDSAGNAEADEDDANTSLKTDKITGEELTPLGGVIRREGGRGRSVRRIYKHEATRCKPVKTTYKNKTHVCHLCLLEFDYAQEFRDHIKTHGSYECAVCGKVIAKQGMLTQHYAKFHGLKLNPDTHHVCWICGKKYKSKPAVTYHINTAHNDAKLKCDVCGKSFGHSKNLKAHVKRHGEKEVACDKCPSRFYTTSELGYHYNAVHQNARCWKCENCGKEFSRSSIYLNHIEKHKPKRFECTICFRMFRRKAHIEAHIKQHANSGSDSDLNPKDKIKKYFRCNECGALFENEDKQKDHHCGDRVKLIKQYVCVGCNVSFPSQEDLNNHVCGQNSAHILVQSETIAEDVQIYTEPDNFEPGSIGINTEEWDACYVVLG